In Thermothelomyces thermophilus ATCC 42464 chromosome 4, complete sequence, a single genomic region encodes these proteins:
- a CDS encoding glycosyltransferase family 1 protein (CAZy_ID 270034), producing MVNGVNGVGGVSDGGSSSVSDTVATTQTRELKRRRVNVSDDGVEAHQATGQPSLPGRSCFVTVGATAGFRALLEEVSTAEFLQCLAEHGYTTLEVQCGPDQAVFANRVASLSDDDKHGVAIHSFAYTRDMQAHILNCRGQAGVRPAGCVISHGGTGTVGEVLGIGAPLIVVANPTLMDNHQLELAESLEAQNMAVHGRIRFLAAAIDRIAERIAQGMLDALPPYSPPSFPVPAADRITLFDWMVLTCYPDELAAQMHIADLNQAEADFANQRRQQQQQQQQQQQQDSTINQENNGLLQLD from the exons ATGGTCAACGGCGTCAACGGCGTCGGCGGAGTCAGCGACGGTGGCTCGAGCTCCGTCTCGGACACCGTCGCGACTACCCAAACGCGTGAGCTCAAACGGCGGCGTGTCAATGTTTCTGATGATGGCGTCGAAGCTCACCAAGCGACAGGGCAGCCCAGTCTTCCCGGCCGCAGCTGCTTCGTCACGGTCGGAGCGACGGCCGGCttccgtgcccttcttgaggAGGTCAGCACCGCGGAGTTCCTCCAGTGCCTCGCGGAGCACGGCTACACCACCCTCGAGGTGCAGTGTGGACCGGACCAGGCCGTCTTTGCCAACCGCGTGGCCAGCCTgagcgacgacgacaagCACGGAGTCGCGATTCACAGCTTCGCTTACACGCGCGACATGCAAGCCCACATCCTCAACTGCCGCGGTCAAGCGGGTGTTCGGCCCGCCGGATGCGTCATCTCCCACGGTG GCACCGGAACCGTTGGCGAGGTGCTGGGTATCGGTGCCCCACTGATTGTCGTCGCAAACCCGACATTGATGGACAACCACCAGCTTGAGCTTGCCGAGAGCCTCGAGGCCCAAAACATGGCTGTCCACGGTCGCATTCG attcctcgccgccgccattgACCGTATCGCCGAGCGAATCGCCCAAGGCATGTTGGACGCCCTCCCGCCGTACTCTCCGCCGTCGTTCCCCGTTCCCGCCGCCGATCGCATTACGCTCTTCGATTGGATGGTACTGACCTGCTACCCAGACGAGCTCGCCGCCCAGATGCACATTGCCGACCTGAACCAGGCCGAGGCGGATTTTGCCAACCAACGgcgtcagcagcagcagcagcagcagcagcagcagcagcaggataGCACCATCAACCAAGAGAACAACGGCTTGCTCCAGCTCGATTAG